One Sulfurovum zhangzhouensis genomic window, TTAATGATCTCCAGCTTTGCATGACGTTCAAATATTTCACTGAGTGCCTGTACCTGAGCTTCCTGTGGTGTATTACCTGTTGCAAGACCGTTGCTGACATAAAGATTGTTCAGGATATTAAGTGGGAAATAGACTTTTTCATTGGTAGAGGGCTGTATAAAAGGTAAAGCGACAATCTTTGAATCATGGTCACTGTTAAAGTCTAGCAGGTCTTCCATACATACTTCACCGTCAGGATCATAGAATTTATGCAACGAATCATTAAGATACTTTCCGCCAAATTCAAAAGCAACTTCATCCGGATAGATTTTGCGCTCCGGAAGATAAAAGTCGTTAAAAAAAGTATTGGTCTGCAGCCGTTCGATATACTCGCCAAGGGCACTTGCCATCGATGCCAGCGAATTGATCCCTTTCCCGTTGGAATAAATATGCCGCGGTGCCTCAACAGAAGCAAGGTTAACAGAGAAACAGTGTTTAAGCGGGTTTTTTTCCTGAGAAAAACAAGGTTCGCTTCCTGCATCTTTGAGGGCAGCTTTCATTTTTTCGATCGAGGTTTCCACCGGGGCGGTCTTTGACAAAAGGTTCATAAATATTCTTTGAATTGGATTTTCTTGGCGCAGTATAGCCAAATATCTGTCACTTAACCGTAACAGAGAAGTCAGTCGATTACCGACATTAACCCGAAGCTTAAAGCTTCAAGGCTGTGTATCCATCTCTATCCGATTACCCGCAGGCGATCTCATCACCCACAGGAAGGATATCCACTTTTACCGACTTGAAACGAGCAGTAAGGATCAACTCATCTGACTCATCTCCAAACACGGCATTGATACGGCTTTTAGCATGGTGGAAGGTACAAAAGAGTGTTTTTGGCTTCACTTTGTCCGTATATTTGACTGTAAGTGCTTCACTCTCACCATACTCACTTTTAAGGATAATCTTATCACCAAACTTTCCTTCATCTTCTACAGAAGCCAGAACCACATCTTCACTATGTTTGCTATAGAGACTCTCGGTCTGCTTAGTCTGTGCAGCATTGTTATAGTGTGCCAAAGTACGTCCGGTAGTCAGGTAGAAACCGTTCAATGAGTCATCAAAGAAAGTTTTCTCCAAAATGGATTGAACCATTCCTCGAAGCTGATACTGCTTATAGACATACTTTCCAAGTCCATCCTCGGTACGGAAGTCAAGAAGGTGAAGTACCGGTGTATCTTCATGATAGATCGGCCATTGCATACCGCGTTTTCTGTGACGCTCCAATCTATAGTAGTCCGCTCCTGAGAAACGTCTTGGTGCCACTTTTCTAACCTCATTCCAGACATCTTCACTGGTTTTAAAGTCAAAGTTCTCACCGTCTCCAAGCTTTTTCGCCATCTCCGTCAGTACTTCCCAGTCATCAGGAAGATCAGACTTCACTAATGGCTGTGAAAGATGCAGTCTTCTCATCGCATTGACATAGACACCGGTCTTCTCATACGCACTTCTTACACCGATCACGATATCTGCACGCTGCGCGATATCTGTCATAAAGAGCTCTTGTACCATCAAGAACTCAAGCTGTTCGATCGCTTTGTCTATCTTGTTGAGATTTGGATGGATATGTGTGATATCCTCACCCATATTCAGCAGCGCTTTGATCTTCCCATCCAGCATCGCATCAACAAGTTGCGGTGTCATAAGACCCTCTACTTTTGGCTGCTGATAATCTGGTGCAAAGTAAGGCAGACATCCCATATCACATGCACCCTGGACGTTGTTCTGTCCACGAAGCGGCATAAGCCCTGCACCTGTCTTTCCGACATTGCCGGTCATCAATGCCAGGTGTGTGATTGCCATGACCGCATACGATCCATCCAGATGCTCAGTGATACCAAGGCCCCAGAAGATCATTGACTTCTTGACCGCATACTCTCTGGCAATATTCGGGATCATCTTTGCCAGATACTCATACCCTTCGATCTTTTCCATGAATTTTGGATTGGCATACGGATCGTTCAGTATCTTTTCTTTGAACTCATCAAAACCTTTGGTACGGTTAGCGATAAAACTTTCATCATAAAGCTCTTCATTGATGATCACATGCGCCATCATATTGAGTACCAACAGGTTCGTTTCATAAGGGATGATACAGTTGTGTTTCGCAAGTTTTGCCAGTTTGGTCTCACGTACATCAATGACGGCAAGATTGTTATGGGTTCTTGCCATATCGATGATACGATTTGCAATGATAGGGTGTGCTTCCATGGTATTGGAACCGATCACTACCATGAATTCTGTTTCATAGATATCATTATACGGGTTTGTTGCAGCCCCCTCACCGATCGTTGTTCTCATCCCTTTGAGTGATGGTGAGTGACAGACTCTTGCACAATTGTCTACGTGCGGAGACTCCATCGTCTCACGGCAGAACTTCTGGAAACTGTAAGCGGATTCACACGAGGTTCTTGCACCACCGATCGCACAGAAACTGTCTCCACCGAATGTCTCTTTGACCTCCTGAAGTTTTTCTGCTGCGATACTGGTAGCCGTATCCACATCACAGGTCATATACTCTGCACTGAATTCGCTGAGTTTGCCTGCATACTTCTGAGCCAATGTCGGGTTTTTTTCCAAAAAGCTCTTCTTGATACGAGGCTCTCTGATACGATTTTTTGAATCGACAAAGTCATACCCGTACTTTCCTTTGATACAAAGCTTTCCTTGTGAAACCACACCGTCTTTTTGTGCATAGATCTTCACGATCTTGTTGTTCTCTACCTGTGCTGTGATGTCACATCCAACACCACAATAGGTACATACGCTCTCTATGTCCTGCTTTTCACCGTCAAATTTTTTAGTCATAGGGCTACCTTCTTACACTTTTTAATATAGGACTATTTTTATCTTATTTATACTTAAGGTAAAGTATCGTAAGCTACGTTCAAGAAAAATATTATATCAAAAGGATAAAAAATGTTTACTATTAACGTAGAAAAAGAATGCGGATGTTTCCAAAGAAGTGCATTTGAAAACAACAAAAGTTTTGAGTCAAGAGATGATGCCTTAATGCAGGCAAAACTTATGGAGAATCACATGAACCAAAAGTTCTGTCAAAAACATCTATTTACAGCAGTAGAAGACGGTGACAACTTCAAGATCATGGTAGAAATGAAACCACAAACTCACTCACACGGTGGCGGATGCTGCGGTGGCGGACACTGTAGTTAATCGGTTTACTGATTTGCCATGCAAAGAGTAGAAATTTTTTCTACTCTTACTTTCTCCTAACACCTTACAAATTATTATATTTCTTACTATACTTTATTATTCTTGACTTCTAGTTCTATCATAACTATAATTTAGCAGATATATAAAGAGGGGAAAAATGAAAAAATTTATACTTACACTTCTAATTATTTCATGCAATACTTATGCCGAAGTATCAGATAAAATACCAAGTCAAGAAGGTTTATGGTTATCTGGTACGATTGTAGGCATAGTATTAGTAATCTTATTACGGTGGACAAAATGGATTAACATTCTTGCAATACCGTTAACAGCTATATTTTTTTACTTTGCCTATGACACACTAATAGAGCCAGATATCGGATCGGCAATTATTAAAGAACAAGGCAAACCTTATGTAATGGCACTATATGGTTCAGCTACTTTAGTTTTATTGGGTGTTATTTTCGGAAATATCTTATATAAAAAAAGAAAAAAATCTCATGACATATTTTAATAGCGTTAGCCGTTTACACTTTTTTTTCTTTTGGTTCGTTTCTCTTTTTTTGTCGATGCAACAAAAAAAGAAAATGAACATTTAATCAAGGTTATTCATTCTTTCTCTATTTTTTTTAGTAAAAAGTAGGCAAAAAAGCGTCACTTCGCAAGTGAGCGGACGTGACGACAGCGTGTTTGCTTCGCAAAATATGCACGCTTTCATCACTGCTCACCCAATACTACGTGACAGAAGAACAAATCTAAATAGTTAAAAGATTAGATTCCCGATGCCCTTGGGGCGCAAGTCGGGAATGAGAAGAAAGGGTTATTTGAAATTTCCGAAAGTAAGCGGTGCTTTGAGATCAAGCTCTCTGACTACCTTCATGACCGCTTGAAGATCATCGATCTTTTTACCACTGACACGTACTTCATCACCCTGAATAGAAGGCGTCACTTTAAGTTTGCTGTCTTTGATCGCTTTGACGATCTTTTTGGCTTCATCTTTATCGATCGTATCAACGATACGGTAGATCACCTTGGTATTGCCTCCGCTGATCCCTTCCGTCTTTACCTCTTCAAGAGACTTACCTGCGATATCTCTTTTGATCAACTTTGAGATAAGGATATCTTTGAGTGCATCGATCTTACTATCTGAAGAAGAGCTAAGTGATAAAGTCTTTGCTTTTTCGTTAAGATCGATCTCTGCTTTGACCCCTTTGAAGTCAAAACGCGTCGCTACCTCTTTTTCTGCCATCACGACAGCATTCTTCATTTCCATCATATCCAGCTTCGCGCTGATATCAAAATAGTGATCTTTTGCCATTACTGTTCTATCCTTATCATCGCAACTTTTCCATGAATTACATCAAGTTTTTCAAGCGCTATGATCGCTTCTTGTATCATCTTCTCTTGGCACTCATGTGTGATAAAAAGTAATTCCACACATGCATCATGATCACTGTCAGGATTTTGCATCATTGCCTCTATAGAGATATCAAGGTTGCTTAGAAGCTGTGTCACTTCAGCAAGGACTCCTTTTTTATCATCCACGCTCATACGAAGATAGTAGTGCGACCGTATCTCTTCTTTTGGCAACAGTTTCAAACCGGACTCAAGACCTTTTTTATATCCAAGCATCGGTCCTTGGTTTCCACGTACGATATCAACGATATCCGCAATCACTGCTGAAGCCGTTGCATCACCACCTGCACCCGGACCATAGAACATCGTCTCCCCTACTCTGTCTCCCACTACAGTCACGGCATTCATTACCCCGTCTACTTTAGCGATCATAGATTCTTGAGGGATCATCGTAGCATGTACACGTAGTTCAACGCCGTTATCTGCTCTTTTGGCAATTCCCAAAAGTTTGATCTCATAACCGAACTCTTTGGCAAATTCAACATCAGTTTGAGTAATATTCTCGATACCCTCTATCACGATATCTTCAGGTTTCGCATCGATACCATAGGCGATAGAAGAGAGTATAAGTAGTTTATGTGCGGCATCGAATCCGCCTACATCAAAAGTCGGGTCCGCTTCAGCATATCCAAGCTCTTGAGCTTCTTTGAGGATCTCATCATACTTGGCACCCTCTTTGATCATTTTGGTAAGCATATAGTTACATGTACCGTTCATGATCCCCTGGATTGATTCGATATGATTGGCTGCAAGCCCGTTACGCAATGCACCAATGATAGGGATACCACCGGCTGTACTTGCTTCATACATTAGTGGGAGATCACCGGCAAGTTCTTGAAGTTCATATCTATGATACGCAAGCAATGCTTTATTAGCAGTCACTACCGCCTTACCGTTTTTGAGTGCTCTTTTGACCAGTTCATAGGGTTCTTCTATACCACCCATAAGCTCTACAACGATATCGATCTCAGGATCGTCAATTACATCGAGTGGATTGTCAGAGAGGGTGATGTTGACATCTCTTTTTTTAGAGAGGTTCTTAACTACACCAGACTTTGCTACGATCTTTTTGCCTGCTCTAGCTTCAAGGATGTCAGCATTTGACTCCAAGATATTTGCAACGCTTTGACCGACTGTCCCTACTCCGAGAATCCCGATTTTAACCATATTACTTCATTTCCTCTAAAAATACTTTCAACTTATCTGCAGCTTGCTGGATACGATCTTCATCAGCGATCAGTGCAATACGCACATGTGAATCATCACCGAATGCGATACCAGGGCTCACTGCCATATCTGCTTTTTTGATAAGCTCTTCTGAGAACTTGAGTGAACCCATATGCATACATTGATCAGGAATACGTGCCCAGATGAACATACTTGCATTTGGCGTACCGATATTCCATCCTGCTTCATTGAACGCTTTGACCAGGTAGTCTCTTCTTCTTTGATAACGTGGTGCCGTCTCTTCATCAGCGATTGCATAGTATTTGTTCAGTGTATCAGCTGCAGCCAATTGTACCGGTGTAAACATACCGTAATCAATCCAGCTTTTTAGCTTCTGAAGTGCTCCTACCAAGCTTTTGTTACCAACAAGGAAACCAACTCTCCATCCAGCCATATTATATGATTTTGAAAGAGTATAAGCTTCTACTGCAACATCTTTTGCTCCCTCTACCTGAAGGATAGACGGTGATTTATAACCGTCAAATGCGATATCAGCATACGCAATATCAGAAATTACATAAAAACGCTTCTTCTTAGCAAGAGCCACTAATTTCTCATAAAAATCAAGCGTCACTGTAGCTGTACTAGGGTTGTGCGGGAAATTCACAAGTACATACTTTACCGGTGCGTGTTGAAGATCGATTGTTGATTCGATCAATTCAAGATATTTAGCCTCGTCTACTTCATAGTTCTCTTCATTGAAAGGTATTTTAATACCGATAGGTTTCGCACCGTTGATACTGAATGCATAAGCATGGATCGGGTAAGTAGGATCAGGTACTAAAGCGATATCTCCAGGATTTGTCACTGCCTGAACCATATGGAAAAACCCGTCTTTACTACCCATTGTCGCTACTGCTTCACGTTCCGGGTCAAGGTCAACATCATATTTTCTTTTATACCAGTTACAGATCGCTTCTCTTAGTGCCAAAAGACCTTTTCCGCTTCCTGCACTATATCCATGTGTTCCTGCTGTACGTACATGTTCTATCAAAGACTCTACGATCTGCGGCGGGGTATCCTGATCAGGGTTCCCCATAGAAAAATCTACAACATCTCTACCTTCTTCTTTTGCTTGCGCTTTAAGCTCATCGATCGCTGCAAAGACATACTTTGGCAGTTGATTTATCTTTTCAAATTGAATTTCGTCAAACATTTCTACTCTCTAATATTTAATATTTTCTTTATACTTTACTTTTGTTAGAAAAATTATTTCGTCTCTATCCCTAAACCCTGTTCCTCTTCAGCAACCCGGGCCACATTTGTCTCTTCCGGTTTTGCTTCTTCAACTTCAACCGGCTCGATCACCTCTACTGCAGCTTCTGAAACTTCCTGCTGTTCGATCTTAATCTCTGTATCTGTCACTGTAGCTTCTTTTTGGGCATTGCTGACAATATCGTTCCACTTTTGTTTAATCGTGTGAATAATATCTAAATCATTGTCGGAAGTATTCTCCATTCCGCTTGTTTGTTCTTCAGTCTCTTCTTTGAACAGTTGAAGTGTATTCAAATGTGATTTATCATACTGTGTGACAAAATACCAGGATGCATATGCCAATAATATCAACACAATAAAGAACAGCCACTTTGACTTTCCTCTTTTTTCTCCAAGCAAGTTCCCTGTCACAATGATACCGCGATCGCTATTATCATGCTCAGCGTAGTAGGCCTGTGCTTCACTTCTCAATGCATCTAGATCTGCCTTGTACTCACGTTCAATGATAGTGATGAAGCCTATAGCTTTTACTCTTTCAAGTTTTTCAAACTTTCTCTCTACAAGATACTCGATCATATCTTCAGAGATATTCGTTTTTTTACTGATATTTTTGAGGCTATGTTCTTCAAGAATGTCACTTAACTGCATATACCATCCTGTGTATTAATATAGCGGCTGCTGCACTCACATTCAGTGAATCAAAAGCATGCTGCATCGTGATAGATACTGTTGTATCTATCTTTGAAAGAACCTTTTTTGAAAGCCCTTTATCTTCACTTCCCATTACCAGAACTCTCTTGGGTGCAAAGCTACACCCCTGTACGGCCTCACCATCCATCGATGCTCCGTAGAAACGGTATCCCACTTGCTTAAGCTCGTTGATATTGTCCAAAATATTGTCACTGATCATAAAAGGCATATCAAGCAATGCACCTGCACTCGTTCGTGCAATGGCTGCAAAGTTAAGCTGGTTGACACCTGAAGCAATAATCGCATCTACTCCCAAGGCATAAGCACTTCTTACAATCGCACCGATATTTCCAACATCTGTAAGCCCATCAAGTACCACGATAAAATCACTTTGTTTGATCTTTGCAAAACTTGTTTGCTCAAAAGGTGTCATCTCCACCAGAATTCCCTGGTGATTGCCGCCTTTGGCCATCGCTTGCGCCCACTTTGGTTCTAAAAACTTGATCTTATCGTGATACTTGTGAAACAAAGGCTGAGGAAGGATCCCTTTCTTAGCAATATAGACAGTTTGAATCTCTTCTTCTTTATGCTCCAGCGCATAAAAACAGACTTGTTTTCCATAAATGATCATGTGCGTGATTTTACCTTTTTTTTGCTGTTTAAGTGTTTATCAGTTCTTGATACCATTCTTTTACACTCTTGTCACTTAACATAGAGAGTAATTTCGCCTTGGGCTTTGGGGGAAGATCCAGTGCTAAAACCTCAGAAAAAGAGAGACTTTTTTCGACACATTTTTTTGCACTGATTACTACGACCCACTCACCCCGTATTGTCTCGTTTTTTAACTGTTCGCTTAACTCTTTTGCACTGCCGCGATAGTAACGTTGATACTTTTTACTGAGTTCTTTGGCTAAAAAGAGCTCTCTGTTTTCATCCGCTGCAACCACTTCCTCCAAAAGCTTTTCAAGCCTGTGAGGTGACTCATAGAGTACAGTATTAAAACCATTTTTCATTGCTTCAGCCAATGCAATCGCCCGCTCTTTACCTTTATGTGGTAAAAAAGCATAAAAAAGAAACTTTCCTTCTGAAAAACCTGATGCCGCATATGCCGTAGTCACGGCGCTAGCACCCGGAAGCACATCATACTTAAGACCGTTTTCTTGACAATACTCTACAAGTATCTGACCCGGATCTGAGATGATAGGCATACCTGCATCACTGACATACACTACATTTTTACTTTCCAGTATTTTTCCGTACTCTTCGAGACGTTCGTGGCCGTTATGCTCATTAAAAGAGACAAAATCTGCATCAGGATAAACCATGTCAAAACGCTCTTCAAGAAGTCTTAAAAGTTTTTTAGTTTCTCTGGTATCTTCACATAAAAAAAGTTCAGCTTCTTCAAAAAGCTTCATAGCTCTAATGGTAATGTCTTGGGGGTTTCCGATGGGGGTTGGTATGAAAGTTAACATGGTAGGTTAAATGAACAGAATTTCGGATTCCCATCGTAAATAGGGGAATCCGAAGAGGGTTTACTGAAGGTTGAATTTCTTCTTAAACTTCTCAACTCTACCTGTAGCATCCACGATCTTCTCAGAACCTGTGAAGAATGGGTGACACTCATTACAGATATCGATACTCATTGTTTCTTTATCTGATTTGATCTCAAATTTGTTACCACATGCACATGTTACTTCACATGCTTTGTAATCTGGGTGAATATCTTTTCTCATTGTGTTACCTTTTAAATAATAATTTTAAAATGTGACAGGCAACTAACCTGTTCTAGCACGATGGCTCTTCCGCTATCTTCAGTCCGATAGGGGTCGCTGCAACACTCAAGAGGTGAGACAACTTTAGGGCGAAATTATATCTAAATAATTTTAAAAAATTATAAAACAGATTGATATGGATTATCCAAATATCAATCTGTCTCAGGACTCTGCCCGTCCATACATGTTTTACCTGTATCAAGACCTACTCGTCATCATCTCCAAATTCATTTTCTATCTCTCTTTGGTACGCTTCTTCCTTCTGTTTTTCAAGTTGTGCATTTGTCAACACCGCTTCATGAAGGAACTCTCCGAAGAATGTTTTTGGCTCGGAATACGCGATAAAGAAGTACGTTCCTACTACAAGCCCGATCATAGTTAAGGCAGTAATCATTTTTTGTACCGGATTAAACATTTGAATAGGCTCTTTGATACGTATTTCGCATGCACCTCCCGGACAATGTACCGGATCCACTCTAGTGAGAACTTTGTATATCATACAGCCCACACATATGGAAAAAGCACTTTCTAAAAATGTAAGTACAAGACAAAGTACACAGATTAGAACTTTGTAAAAAGTAATATCCCAGTGTATAACAAACCACCAGACCATAGGAATGGAGATAAGCCAGCCCAGTGTCCATGCAAAGCGTTTTTGTAATCCGCCTACATACTCAGGCTTTTGATTTTGTACAATAAATTTTCCCAAAAGCAAAGAGGGAGAATAGTTCGGACTTATAATTCTTGCCGTAAAATCAATAAATAAAAATGCCAGATAGACTCTTGCTACTATAATGTGGTTAAATCCTATACCGACAAAGATGACAATCATCCCCAGCATTCCAAGTATTCCTGCTGCAGCTCTTGCTTCTCTTTCATTAATAACCCTGATATCATATCCAGGGACTTTTGCTCCATATTCCCATAAAAAACTTTGTAAGTTCAAAAATTTTCCTTTTATCACTATTAATGTATTTTCGATCATTTCTTGAGACTATGAGTAAGGCTAAGCAGATACTTTAGAGAGGATATCTACTCAGGATTGTTTGTTTTTACTTATTTTAAAAACAAAATGAAAAAATGCCTAAGCTCTTTCCTGATCAAAAATTCTATGGGATGCATTATATCAAGTTTAAATCAAAAAAAAAATGTAAGAAACAGGGTTTGCCTGTTAGATGCATCTAACACTTAATGAAGTATTTTTCAAGGATTGCATCAAGGTAGTCACTGCATAATGTGAGGTGAAATCACACTCCATGTTTTCAATTGGCGGAATAAGTTTTATCAGATGTTACGTATATACATTAAAATAATTTCAATGTGTTTGCAGAATTTAGAGTAGTATTTTTGAAGCTACTGCACATGCCGCACTTTCACTTTTAAGCACCAGCGGTGTATCAAATCCTACCACTCTCTCCTGTGCAAAAAGTGCCACTTCTTTCTCGGTCAATCCACCTTCGCAACCGATCACTATCGTATCAATAGTCATTCCGGATGAGAGAGTATGTTCTGAAAAGTTCAAAAGATAACTTTGAGGATTTTCAGCAATAAATGCTTTTAGATTCTCAGAAATATCAAACTGCATCATCTCGCTTCGCCCTGACTGTTGGGAAGAGTTCAGCAGTATCTTTTCCCAACGTTTAAAATCAGGTTTGAAACTTTTTTGCGAACGGTCACAATAGATAAAAGTGATCTTTGCCACCCCCATCTCATTGAGTGACGGGAGTACTTTCTCTACACTCTTAGGATCGATCATACACCATCCTATATGAAGATCATGCTTTGCTTTTACTTCGAGTATTTTACTCTCTTGAAGAATGAGTGTAGCGTTACGTTTATCCATCTGTGTGATCAAATAGCGGTGGATCAAACCGTCTTCTAAGTTACGCAGATAAAGGATATCATCTACCTTATGGCGACGTACCTTAAAAATATATCGATGATCATCTCCTTCCAATATCAAGGAAGGCTGTCCTGCTAAAGTATTATAAAGATATAACACCCTTCACCCTTAACACCATCAATACAACCATCACAGCTACCAGCAAAATCTGAACAAAACCAATCTTGATAAATAGTCCTCTTATCAGTTTATACGTTGTAGGGTTTCCCAGATTAGCGACTTTCACTAGTTTATGTTTACGTATCTCAATGTACATCATTACTGCCCAGATCACGATCATCAGTACAATAGCCATATTCATAGAATATTCTCCCACGACAAATGCCACAAGTCCCGCAAAGGCGATCATCGTAATAATCGCTTGAAAGATAAAGGTATAGATCATACTGATTTTTTTAAGTACCTGCGGATTTTTGGTAGTCATCATCGGCATAAAAAGTCCTCCAACCAAAAATCCTAAAAACATATAGATCAATATACTATGTGTCAATAAAATCGTTTCAATCATCAAATGTCCTTCTATAATAATCGGAATTATACTCTAATTTGTTATAATCCCCATAACTAATATAAGAAGGTTTATTATGCTCGTATCCATCCCTCAAGCACTGGATCTCATCAATGAAAAAGTTACTCCATTAGACGGTGAGATCATCCCTATTGAATACTCTGTCGGCCGTGTGGTACAAGACTCCTATACTGCTAATTTCAACCTCCCAAGATTTGATAACTCGGCAATGGATGGCTATGCTGTAAAAGTATCAGATGCAGGTTCTACTGTACTTTGCACCCAGGTTATCTATGCAGGAGACAATCCTTCTATAGAGCTCAAAATAGGCCATGCGATCAAAATCATGACAGGAGCACCCATCCCAAAAGGATGTGAAGCGATCGTACCTATCGAAGATGTGACCATCGAACAAGACAAAGTCACACTGCCAGGTAACATCAAAATGGGTAACTTCATTCGTTTAGCAGGAGAAGATATAGCAAAGGATACGACCTATCTTCATCAAGGAGAAGTGATCAATGCCTATACTGTAG contains:
- a CDS encoding molybdopterin oxidoreductase family protein; translated protein: MTKKFDGEKQDIESVCTYCGVGCDITAQVENNKIVKIYAQKDGVVSQGKLCIKGKYGYDFVDSKNRIREPRIKKSFLEKNPTLAQKYAGKLSEFSAEYMTCDVDTATSIAAEKLQEVKETFGGDSFCAIGGARTSCESAYSFQKFCRETMESPHVDNCARVCHSPSLKGMRTTIGEGAATNPYNDIYETEFMVVIGSNTMEAHPIIANRIIDMARTHNNLAVIDVRETKLAKLAKHNCIIPYETNLLVLNMMAHVIINEELYDESFIANRTKGFDEFKEKILNDPYANPKFMEKIEGYEYLAKMIPNIAREYAVKKSMIFWGLGITEHLDGSYAVMAITHLALMTGNVGKTGAGLMPLRGQNNVQGACDMGCLPYFAPDYQQPKVEGLMTPQLVDAMLDGKIKALLNMGEDITHIHPNLNKIDKAIEQLEFLMVQELFMTDIAQRADIVIGVRSAYEKTGVYVNAMRRLHLSQPLVKSDLPDDWEVLTEMAKKLGDGENFDFKTSEDVWNEVRKVAPRRFSGADYYRLERHRKRGMQWPIYHEDTPVLHLLDFRTEDGLGKYVYKQYQLRGMVQSILEKTFFDDSLNGFYLTTGRTLAHYNNAAQTKQTESLYSKHSEDVVLASVEDEGKFGDKIILKSEYGESEALTVKYTDKVKPKTLFCTFHHAKSRINAVFGDESDELILTARFKSVKVDILPVGDEIACG
- a CDS encoding YajQ family cyclic di-GMP-binding protein, which translates into the protein MAKDHYFDISAKLDMMEMKNAVVMAEKEVATRFDFKGVKAEIDLNEKAKTLSLSSSSDSKIDALKDILISKLIKRDIAGKSLEEVKTEGISGGNTKVIYRIVDTIDKDEAKKIVKAIKDSKLKVTPSIQGDEVRVSGKKIDDLQAVMKVVRELDLKAPLTFGNFK
- a CDS encoding homoserine dehydrogenase, with product MVKIGILGVGTVGQSVANILESNADILEARAGKKIVAKSGVVKNLSKKRDVNITLSDNPLDVIDDPEIDIVVELMGGIEEPYELVKRALKNGKAVVTANKALLAYHRYELQELAGDLPLMYEASTAGGIPIIGALRNGLAANHIESIQGIMNGTCNYMLTKMIKEGAKYDEILKEAQELGYAEADPTFDVGGFDAAHKLLILSSIAYGIDAKPEDIVIEGIENITQTDVEFAKEFGYEIKLLGIAKRADNGVELRVHATMIPQESMIAKVDGVMNAVTVVGDRVGETMFYGPGAGGDATASAVIADIVDIVRGNQGPMLGYKKGLESGLKLLPKEEIRSHYYLRMSVDDKKGVLAEVTQLLSNLDISIEAMMQNPDSDHDACVELLFITHECQEKMIQEAIIALEKLDVIHGKVAMIRIEQ
- a CDS encoding aminotransferase class I/II-fold pyridoxal phosphate-dependent enzyme encodes the protein MFDEIQFEKINQLPKYVFAAIDELKAQAKEEGRDVVDFSMGNPDQDTPPQIVESLIEHVRTAGTHGYSAGSGKGLLALREAICNWYKRKYDVDLDPEREAVATMGSKDGFFHMVQAVTNPGDIALVPDPTYPIHAYAFSINGAKPIGIKIPFNEENYEVDEAKYLELIESTIDLQHAPVKYVLVNFPHNPSTATVTLDFYEKLVALAKKKRFYVISDIAYADIAFDGYKSPSILQVEGAKDVAVEAYTLSKSYNMAGWRVGFLVGNKSLVGALQKLKSWIDYGMFTPVQLAAADTLNKYYAIADEETAPRYQRRRDYLVKAFNEAGWNIGTPNASMFIWARIPDQCMHMGSLKFSEELIKKADMAVSPGIAFGDDSHVRIALIADEDRIQQAADKLKVFLEEMK
- the rlmB gene encoding 23S rRNA (guanosine(2251)-2'-O)-methyltransferase RlmB, whose protein sequence is MIIYGKQVCFYALEHKEEEIQTVYIAKKGILPQPLFHKYHDKIKFLEPKWAQAMAKGGNHQGILVEMTPFEQTSFAKIKQSDFIVVLDGLTDVGNIGAIVRSAYALGVDAIIASGVNQLNFAAIARTSAGALLDMPFMISDNILDNINELKQVGYRFYGASMDGEAVQGCSFAPKRVLVMGSEDKGLSKKVLSKIDTTVSITMQHAFDSLNVSAAAAILIHRMVYAVK
- the rsmI gene encoding 16S rRNA (cytidine(1402)-2'-O)-methyltransferase — translated: MLTFIPTPIGNPQDITIRAMKLFEEAELFLCEDTRETKKLLRLLEERFDMVYPDADFVSFNEHNGHERLEEYGKILESKNVVYVSDAGMPIISDPGQILVEYCQENGLKYDVLPGASAVTTAYAASGFSEGKFLFYAFLPHKGKERAIALAEAMKNGFNTVLYESPHRLEKLLEEVVAADENRELFLAKELSKKYQRYYRGSAKELSEQLKNETIRGEWVVVISAKKCVEKSLSFSEVLALDLPPKPKAKLLSMLSDKSVKEWYQELINT
- the rpmE gene encoding 50S ribosomal protein L31 codes for the protein MRKDIHPDYKACEVTCACGNKFEIKSDKETMSIDICNECHPFFTGSEKIVDATGRVEKFKKKFNLQ
- a CDS encoding DUF4395 domain-containing protein; amino-acid sequence: MNLQSFLWEYGAKVPGYDIRVINEREARAAAGILGMLGMIVIFVGIGFNHIIVARVYLAFLFIDFTARIISPNYSPSLLLGKFIVQNQKPEYVGGLQKRFAWTLGWLISIPMVWWFVIHWDITFYKVLICVLCLVLTFLESAFSICVGCMIYKVLTRVDPVHCPGGACEIRIKEPIQMFNPVQKMITALTMIGLVVGTYFFIAYSEPKTFFGEFLHEAVLTNAQLEKQKEEAYQREIENEFGDDDE
- a CDS encoding 16S rRNA (uracil(1498)-N(3))-methyltransferase, which gives rise to MLYLYNTLAGQPSLILEGDDHRYIFKVRRHKVDDILYLRNLEDGLIHRYLITQMDKRNATLILQESKILEVKAKHDLHIGWCMIDPKSVEKVLPSLNEMGVAKITFIYCDRSQKSFKPDFKRWEKILLNSSQQSGRSEMMQFDISENLKAFIAENPQSYLLNFSEHTLSSGMTIDTIVIGCEGGLTEKEVALFAQERVVGFDTPLVLKSESAACAVASKILL